The stretch of DNA CTACCGAGGAGCAAGAGCATTACGCCATTCTACGAAAAATGGGTGTTGGCGATCATGAACTAAAAAGGATTATTCGGAAACAATTGCTGTTCGTATTTTTACCGCCACTCATCCTTGGATTGGTGCACAGTTGGTTTCTTTTATACTACACTGTTATTTTAGTGATAAAAGATTTACCTTCGTTAACGACAATAATTTTTTCTGTGATGGGTTTGTACGTCTTAACGTACCTAATCTTTTACCTATCATCGACATCGATTTACTACAAAATTATAAATGAAAAAAACACACGTTAAGTTTTACTCATCGTGTGTTTTTTGTATTCTTAAATAGTGGTCGCTATCAAGAGGAAAGTGCACACTAAATTGGGTGAACGTTCCCACTTCTGATGTACAACGAATGTAATGTCCTAATTTGTTACATAATTGTTGGGCCAAATATAACCCCATTCCGGTTGACTTCGCATGATTGCGTCCCGTTTCTCCGGTAAAGCCTCGATTAAAAATACGCGGAAGGTCTTTTTGACTGATACCAATTCCATTGTCGCGAATTCGCAACTGTTTTTCATTTGATGTATTAACAGCTGAAATGATAATTTCCCCGCCAGGTTCTGTATATTTTAAACTATTGGTCATTAACTGGTTGATGATAAACTGCAGCCATTTCGGGTCACTTTGGACCTCGAATGAATTTGTCTGAATGTCAATGCGGATTTTTTTTGAAAAAAAGGTTTTTGAATGAGCCTTTATAATCTCTTTGGTAATCCTGATAACGTCACAATTTTGAATATCGTAATCCTGGTTAAAGCTATCGAGTTTGGCGTAATAGAGAGCTTGGTCAACATAATTTTCAATTTTCGTGATTTCTTCTCTTAAACTATTTATATCCATCTCGGTTTGCTGGAGTAAGCGAAGGACGGCAATCGGCGTTTTGATTTCATGGAACCAAGAAACGATAAAATCATAATGCTCATACTGCCTTTCTTGGATGATATTCATTTCACGGATATGCTGCTTTTTCAATTCTTCGATATAGGTTTTCGCGAATTCTCCTTCCAGCGTCAAACTTTCATATTGTTCACCAGACAGTTGACGGATTACTTGTACATTTTGCTGGTAGCGATAGAATAAAAATCCCAATAACACAACGAATGAGAGGGCAAAGGCATAAAAGAATGTCCCCCAAGCCCAGTTGCCATTGCTGTAGGTGAAAAATACTGCTGCCGAGATTAGAAAGGTGGTTAAATACAGATATATATAAGGCTTTTCATAAGTTAGAAAACGGAAGAAGGTCATTCGATCAAATACCCCATTCCTTTTCGGGTGCCAATGAAGTCCTCCAGTCCAAGTGCTGCAATTTTCCTGCGCATCCGGTTCACGTTCACGGTCAGTGTGTTATCATCGACAAACTGTTCTTCATTCCATAGTGCCTGCATTAAGTCCTCTCGCGAAACAATTTTTCCGATATTTCGCATCATTACTTGTAATAGGATGAATTCATTCCTGCTTAAATCATTGGTTTGACTCTTATATTCAATCGTTGAATTGGTTACATTTAATTTCAAGCCACGATGGTTGAATTGGAGACTCCCACCCTCTTGATAGGTATATTTCCGGCGGATAAGTGCACTGATTTTTGCGAGAAGGATATCCAAATCAAACGGCTTTTGGATAAAATCATCCCCACCCATATTGATCGCCATAATGATATCCATATTCTGATTTCGGGATGAAAGGAAGATAATTGGCACCTTAGAAACAGAGCGTATTTGCTGGCACCAGTAGTAGCCATCAAAAACAGGAAGATTGATATCGATAAGAACGAGGTGCGGATCTGTTTTCTCAAATTCCGTTAACACCTGGTCAAACTGGGTCACTTCTACCACATCATACTGCCATTTTTTCAATGTATCTCCGACAATCTTTCTTATTTTCTCATCGTCTTCAATGATCATTATTCTATACATAAAATCCCTCATTATTGATAATGTGTTCACTAGTTTTACTTTAACACAAATATGGGGGGATTATCATGTCATGTCGGGATTCACAGAACCTAGTAATAAAGATTCATTCGAACAAGATATATTGGTAATAATGCATCATGTAATCTTTTGTAATAATTTGAAAAGTCAGTATAAAGGCATCTTGTGATGCGACAGGCTGTAGGGATACGATTATAAGGAATACTTTTACAAATATTCCTTAATTAGTAATTTGTAAATTAGTGAAACTATTAACATATTGATAATTTGAATACAAGTTGCCTAATCCTACTTATCATTAGGCAATTAGTAGAATAAATCATAAAAGATAAATATAGGGGGTGATTAATAATAAATAGCTCTAGTTAAAAAATATTGACATCATGTTTCGGCATAATACTATTTTGGTAGGGGGAAAATCATGTTTAAAAAGTCTAAAACAATACTCGCTTCTTTATTAACACTAACCATGATGTCTGAAGTTGGTTCTTTAAGTCAACCTGTTAATGTTTATGCTGAGTCTAAAGTACATACAGCTTTATCAGCTCCAAGTGAAATTGACATCCCTGCTATAACCCAAACCTCTATTTCATTGAAATGGAACGAAGTTGATGGTGCACAAAGTTATAATATATATCGTACTAAATTGGGATATAAGGATTATAAATTAATTAGTAACGCACAAACTCCCAATTTTGTTGATGATACTGTTGAAAACGATTCCACTTATAAATATAAGGTTGCTGCATTAAATAATTCCGGAGAAGGGAAA from Neobacillus sp. CF12 encodes:
- a CDS encoding sensor histidine kinase, with protein sequence MTFFRFLTYEKPYIYLYLTTFLISAAVFFTYSNGNWAWGTFFYAFALSFVVLLGFLFYRYQQNVQVIRQLSGEQYESLTLEGEFAKTYIEELKKQHIREMNIIQERQYEHYDFIVSWFHEIKTPIAVLRLLQQTEMDINSLREEITKIENYVDQALYYAKLDSFNQDYDIQNCDVIRITKEIIKAHSKTFFSKKIRIDIQTNSFEVQSDPKWLQFIINQLMTNSLKYTEPGGEIIISAVNTSNEKQLRIRDNGIGISQKDLPRIFNRGFTGETGRNHAKSTGMGLYLAQQLCNKLGHYIRCTSEVGTFTQFSVHFPLDSDHYLRIQKTHDE
- a CDS encoding response regulator transcription factor; the encoded protein is MYRIMIIEDDEKIRKIVGDTLKKWQYDVVEVTQFDQVLTEFEKTDPHLVLIDINLPVFDGYYWCQQIRSVSKVPIIFLSSRNQNMDIIMAINMGGDDFIQKPFDLDILLAKISALIRRKYTYQEGGSLQFNHRGLKLNVTNSTIEYKSQTNDLSRNEFILLQVMMRNIGKIVSREDLMQALWNEEQFVDDNTLTVNVNRMRRKIAALGLEDFIGTRKGMGYLIE